Proteins encoded in a region of the Halothiobacillus diazotrophicus genome:
- a CDS encoding D-alanyl-D-alanine carboxypeptidase family protein, with the protein MTNAAILRSGMRIFAAAVISTSLMSTVMAAEPVPDAPAAMPIPGAPVLSARSYILLDANTDQTIVEKNADQPVPPASITKLMTSYLVFSALKSGQIHLTDMVTISKNAWQMQGSKMFIEVGKQVSVENLLRGMIVQSGNDAATALAEYVGGNQATFVSEMNATAKKLGMTHTHYEDPTGWPAPGHVMSARDISILFDDLVRRFPEYYHEFFRQKEFTWNGIKQYNREKLLFRDNWVDGGKTGHTDEAGFCLATSGQQNGMRLIAVVLGTESDEARNNEAEALLNYGFRFFENVPVRKAGDVLATPAVYKGVSNSVPVGLAKDMIVLVPKDQAKNVTVSMTLKPKLIAPLSVDQPVGTITVKQGDKVIATRDVVALKAVPKGGFFKSMVDSVKLWF; encoded by the coding sequence ATGACAAACGCAGCAATCCTGCGTTCGGGGATGCGCATTTTCGCGGCTGCCGTGATCTCGACGTCGCTGATGTCGACGGTGATGGCGGCGGAACCGGTCCCCGATGCGCCGGCAGCCATGCCGATTCCCGGCGCTCCGGTGCTTTCCGCCCGGTCCTACATCCTGCTGGATGCCAATACCGACCAGACGATCGTCGAGAAAAACGCCGATCAGCCGGTGCCGCCGGCCAGCATCACCAAGCTGATGACGTCCTATCTCGTGTTCAGTGCCCTGAAATCCGGTCAGATTCACCTGACCGACATGGTCACCATCAGCAAGAATGCCTGGCAGATGCAGGGTTCGAAGATGTTCATCGAGGTTGGCAAGCAGGTCAGTGTCGAGAACCTGTTGCGCGGCATGATCGTGCAATCCGGCAACGATGCGGCCACCGCCCTGGCGGAATATGTCGGTGGCAACCAGGCCACCTTCGTTTCCGAAATGAATGCCACGGCGAAGAAGCTGGGTATGACGCATACGCATTACGAGGATCCCACCGGTTGGCCCGCCCCTGGCCATGTGATGTCGGCACGGGATATCAGTATCCTGTTCGATGATCTCGTCCGGCGATTCCCCGAGTACTACCACGAGTTCTTCCGGCAGAAGGAGTTCACCTGGAACGGGATCAAGCAATACAACCGGGAGAAATTGCTGTTCCGCGACAACTGGGTAGATGGCGGAAAAACCGGTCATACGGATGAAGCGGGCTTCTGTCTCGCAACCTCGGGGCAGCAGAATGGCATGCGTCTGATTGCCGTGGTGCTCGGCACGGAGAGCGACGAGGCGCGCAACAACGAGGCCGAAGCGTTGCTGAACTATGGCTTCCGCTTTTTCGAAAATGTCCCGGTGCGTAAGGCGGGTGACGTCCTGGCGACGCCGGCCGTTTACAAGGGCGTCAGTAACAGTGTGCCGGTTGGCTTGGCCAAGGACATGATCGTGCTGGTGCCGAAGGACCAGGCGAAGAACGTGACGGTATCCATGACGCTGAAGCCCAAGCTCATTGCGCCGCTGTCCGTGGATCAGCCGGTCGGCACGATCACCGTGAAGCAGGGGGACAAGGTCATTGCGACCCGCGACGTGGTTGCGCTCAAGGCGGTGCCGAAGGGCGGTTTCTTCAAGAGCATGGTGGACAGCGTCAAGTTGTGGTTCTGA
- the mltB gene encoding lytic murein transglycosylase B codes for MSNRGDERSKGFGVIGRGLIAGLLGLASGLGTVQADPSPGQYAQRADVRAFAAEAAQKSGIPQAEIQQWLDDARYQQSIVDAMNRPAESKTWAQYRPIFITPKRIAEGVAFWDAHADLLTQISEKYGVSPAIIVAIVGVETFYGRRMGTYRVIDALATLGFDYPKRGAFFRGQLIDFFKMASADHLNINDAVGSYAGAVGMPQFIPSSYLAFAIDGDGDGRADLWHSPADVFASVANYFAKHGWVHDGPVGFPIEVTTQQAALEPYLNTGRNLTPRVTVGQLRAMGIALPKDLYLPDQEKVMVFTLTGPDKVEYWVGLDNFYVITRYNHSTLYAMAVWQLSQAITAARATTQAASQATPQADDGTTGDDKP; via the coding sequence ATGAGCAACCGGGGCGACGAACGATCGAAGGGTTTTGGGGTAATCGGGCGAGGACTGATTGCCGGGCTACTGGGGCTGGCATCCGGGCTCGGTACAGTGCAGGCGGACCCGTCCCCGGGGCAGTACGCGCAGCGCGCCGATGTCCGGGCGTTTGCGGCGGAGGCCGCACAGAAATCGGGCATTCCTCAGGCGGAAATCCAGCAGTGGCTGGATGACGCGCGCTACCAGCAGAGCATCGTCGATGCCATGAATCGGCCGGCCGAGTCGAAGACTTGGGCTCAGTACCGCCCGATTTTCATCACGCCCAAGCGCATCGCAGAGGGGGTCGCGTTCTGGGATGCCCATGCCGACCTGCTGACGCAGATTTCCGAAAAGTACGGCGTCTCGCCGGCAATCATCGTGGCGATCGTCGGCGTGGAAACCTTCTATGGCCGGCGCATGGGTACCTATCGGGTGATCGATGCACTGGCCACGCTGGGATTCGATTATCCGAAGCGCGGCGCCTTCTTCCGGGGGCAGTTGATCGATTTCTTCAAGATGGCGAGCGCGGACCACCTCAACATCAACGATGCGGTCGGCAGCTATGCGGGGGCAGTGGGCATGCCCCAGTTCATTCCGTCCAGCTATCTCGCGTTTGCGATCGACGGGGATGGCGACGGCCGGGCGGATCTCTGGCACAGTCCGGCGGACGTGTTCGCGAGCGTCGCCAACTATTTCGCCAAGCACGGCTGGGTGCACGACGGCCCGGTCGGTTTCCCGATTGAGGTCACGACCCAGCAGGCAGCCCTCGAGCCCTATCTGAATACGGGCCGTAATCTGACCCCCAGGGTGACGGTTGGACAGTTGCGGGCCATGGGCATCGCGTTGCCGAAGGATCTGTATCTGCCCGATCAGGAAAAGGTCATGGTGTTCACCCTGACCGGGCCGGACAAGGTCGAATACTGGGTCGGGCTGGACAACTTCTACGTGATCACCCGCTACAACCACAGCACGCTCTATGCCATGGCGGTCTGGCAGTTGAGTCAGGCGATCACTGCCGCCCGGGCGACGACTCAGGCAGCGTCCCAGGCAACACCCCAGGCCGATGACGGAACCACGGGGGACGACAAGCCGTGA
- the lipA gene encoding lipoyl synthase, with the protein MSENTLPPMDRPTPAMRSADKVSRIPVKIEPTVVMPRKPEWIRARPQGGAQVQRLKKILRDQGLHTVCEEANCPNLGECFDGGTATFMILGDICTRRCPFCDVAHGKPRPVDAEEPTRLAETVAAMGLTYVVITSVDRDDLRDGGAAHFAAVIRALRERCPSLTIEILTPDFRGREEVAIDILANDPPDVFNHNLETVPSLYRAARPGADYLGSLRLLQTMKARCPEVPTKSGLMLGLGETDDQLRAVLADMRAHQVDMLTLGQYLQPSRNHLPVKRFVTPDQFAAFAREAESMGFSHVASGPMVRSSYHADRGGQIALTQVAADA; encoded by the coding sequence ATGTCCGAAAATACCCTGCCACCGATGGATCGACCGACACCTGCCATGCGCTCCGCGGACAAGGTGTCGCGCATCCCGGTGAAAATCGAGCCGACCGTCGTGATGCCGCGCAAGCCGGAGTGGATTCGTGCTCGCCCGCAGGGCGGCGCGCAGGTCCAGCGCCTCAAGAAGATCCTGCGGGATCAGGGGCTGCATACGGTCTGCGAGGAGGCCAACTGCCCGAATCTCGGCGAGTGCTTCGACGGCGGTACCGCCACCTTCATGATTCTGGGCGACATCTGTACGCGTCGGTGCCCGTTCTGCGATGTCGCACACGGCAAACCGCGTCCGGTCGATGCCGAGGAACCGACGCGCCTGGCGGAAACCGTCGCGGCCATGGGCCTCACGTATGTCGTGATCACCTCGGTGGATCGGGACGATCTGCGCGATGGCGGCGCGGCCCATTTCGCGGCCGTAATCCGGGCCCTGCGCGAACGCTGCCCAAGCCTCACCATCGAGATCCTGACGCCGGATTTTCGGGGGCGCGAGGAAGTCGCCATCGACATCCTGGCGAATGACCCGCCGGATGTGTTCAACCACAACCTCGAAACGGTGCCGTCGCTGTATCGCGCGGCCCGGCCGGGCGCGGATTACCTCGGCTCGCTGCGTTTGCTGCAGACCATGAAGGCCCGTTGTCCCGAGGTGCCCACCAAATCCGGTCTGATGCTGGGCCTGGGCGAGACGGACGATCAGCTGCGGGCGGTGCTTGCGGATATGCGTGCGCATCAGGTGGACATGCTCACGCTTGGCCAGTATCTGCAGCCTTCCCGTAACCACCTGCCGGTGAAGCGGTTCGTCACGCCGGATCAGTTCGCTGCCTTCGCGCGCGAGGCCGAGTCGATGGGCTTCAGCCATGTGGCCAGCGGTCCGATGGTTCGGTCTTCCTATCATGCGGATCGGGGTGGGCAAATCGCCCTGACTCAGGTTGCGGCAGACGCGTGA
- the lipB gene encoding lipoyl(octanoyl) transferase LipB: MSRCASEAASASVVPNPVLRDLGRACDFATIHRQMVEFTRQRDSTTPDEYWYLTHAPVFTQGLNGRPEHVLDPGGIPVVPTDRGGQVTYHGPGQLVLYTLVDLARRGIGVREWVSRLEQSIIDVLATFGVSAERLSGAPGVYVSGAKIAALGLKVRQGRCYHGLSFNIDMDLAPFARINPCGMARLPVTQLRDVCAEGATASALSIEGIARQLVELLSAPGD, translated from the coding sequence ATGTCAAGATGTGCCTCTGAGGCTGCTTCGGCATCGGTTGTCCCGAACCCCGTCCTTCGCGATCTGGGCCGTGCCTGCGATTTCGCGACCATCCATCGGCAGATGGTCGAGTTCACCCGGCAACGGGATTCGACAACACCCGACGAATACTGGTACCTGACGCATGCCCCCGTGTTCACCCAGGGGTTGAACGGCCGGCCTGAACATGTGCTGGATCCCGGGGGGATTCCCGTGGTGCCGACCGACCGGGGCGGTCAGGTCACCTATCACGGTCCGGGGCAGCTCGTGCTGTATACCCTGGTCGACCTGGCCCGTCGCGGGATAGGCGTGCGGGAGTGGGTGTCCCGCTTGGAACAGTCGATCATCGACGTTCTCGCGACGTTCGGGGTGTCGGCCGAGCGACTTTCGGGCGCCCCCGGTGTCTACGTGTCCGGTGCCAAGATCGCGGCGCTGGGGCTTAAGGTTCGCCAGGGCCGCTGCTATCATGGCCTGTCGTTCAATATCGATATGGATCTTGCGCCGTTTGCGCGGATCAACCCCTGCGGCATGGCGCGCCTGCCCGTCACGCAGCTGCGCGATGTCTGTGCCGAGGGCGCGACGGCATCCGCCTTGTCCATTGAGGGCATCGCGCGTCAACTGGTCGAGCTGCTGTCGGCCCCGGGCGATTGA
- a CDS encoding MazG nucleotide pyrophosphohydrolase domain-containing protein: MKRVSALDEVDAKVSVFDRAEQLQAAAASVGFDWPDLAAVQDKLHEEVAELAAALQSGDSAAIEDEAGDVLFALINLLRKAGLNPASALASTNGKFTRRFQAMEQAAWSEGSDLSREPLARQLARYRLAKAECLDH; this comes from the coding sequence ATGAAGCGGGTATCCGCCCTCGATGAGGTCGATGCGAAGGTATCCGTGTTCGATCGTGCCGAGCAGCTGCAGGCCGCGGCGGCCTCGGTCGGTTTCGACTGGCCGGATCTGGCGGCCGTGCAGGACAAGCTGCACGAGGAAGTAGCCGAGTTGGCTGCCGCCCTCCAGAGCGGCGACTCGGCGGCGATCGAGGACGAGGCAGGGGATGTGCTGTTCGCGCTGATCAATCTGCTGCGCAAGGCAGGGTTGAACCCGGCATCGGCTCTGGCATCGACGAACGGGAAATTCACGCGACGCTTCCAGGCCATGGAGCAGGCGGCCTGGTCCGAAGGCAGCGATCTGTCGCGGGAGCCCCTGGCCCGACAGCTGGCACGGTATCGGTTGGCGAAGGCCGAATGCCTTGACCATTAG
- a CDS encoding septal ring lytic transglycosylase RlpA family protein, translating into MGDAHRSFLWRGGVVGLLVLLFMLAGCSTGPRLNPNEAATENATPRFESQPSRLNPPAYEVNGRTYRVLASNNGYDEQGVASWYGPNFQSRPTASGERYNMYAMTAAHKTLRIPSYVQVTNLENGKQVVVRVNDRGPFVSNRIIDLSYAAARKIGMLGRGTAMVDVRVVTPDQPAAPVPVTVANRTVSAPPMPARIPPVSGGSSAASLPHAVWGSDVYIQVGAFGEIGHVMDARRRLEQANIGPVLTVPVGSLSRVRVGPIPSLEAFDRTMDQLRRIGFENAQMVVEQ; encoded by the coding sequence ATGGGCGATGCCCATCGATCCTTTCTGTGGCGCGGCGGGGTGGTTGGTCTCCTTGTGCTGCTGTTCATGCTGGCCGGTTGCTCCACGGGACCTCGGCTTAACCCGAACGAGGCCGCGACCGAAAATGCGACGCCGCGCTTTGAGAGCCAACCCAGCCGCCTGAACCCGCCCGCGTATGAAGTGAATGGTCGCACTTATCGGGTGTTGGCCAGCAACAATGGCTATGACGAGCAGGGGGTCGCGTCCTGGTATGGACCGAATTTCCAGAGCCGTCCGACCGCCAGCGGCGAGCGGTACAACATGTATGCGATGACGGCGGCACACAAGACCCTGAGGATTCCATCCTACGTGCAGGTAACGAATCTGGAAAACGGCAAGCAGGTCGTGGTTCGGGTGAACGATCGCGGACCGTTCGTGTCGAACCGCATCATCGATCTGTCCTATGCCGCGGCGCGCAAGATCGGCATGCTGGGACGGGGCACGGCCATGGTCGATGTCCGGGTGGTCACGCCCGATCAGCCTGCCGCGCCCGTACCCGTCACCGTGGCAAACCGAACCGTATCCGCGCCGCCGATGCCGGCGCGCATCCCACCGGTGAGCGGCGGTTCCTCGGCAGCATCGCTTCCGCATGCCGTATGGGGTTCGGACGTCTATATCCAGGTGGGCGCCTTTGGCGAGATTGGCCACGTGATGGACGCCCGCCGTCGCCTGGAACAGGCAAATATCGGACCGGTACTGACCGTGCCGGTCGGTTCCTTGAGCCGGGTCCGTGTCGGACCGATTCCCTCTCTGGAGGCATTCGACCGGACGATGGATCAGCTCAGAAGAATTGGTTTTGAAAACGCGCAGATGGTGGTTGAACAATGA
- a CDS encoding SulP family inorganic anion transporter gives MFHLLGLNNAGNTRTELLSGLTVALALVPEAVAFAFVAHVSPIMGLYGAFIMAFIAAAFGGRPGMISGATGSTAVVMVGLVVTHGVQYLLAALVLMGVIQIAVGLFRLGKYIRIVPYPVFLGFVNGLAIVIFMAQLEHFKTKGADGQMHWITGQPLAIMAGLIVVTMAIAHFLPKFTKAVPAALVAIVVTSLLAIGLGLDTKSVGDLSSIAGDLPQFHLPDFPLTWDAFMTVLPYSLIMAGVGLIESLLSLQLVDDLTETRGQPNRECVAQGLGNMTSGFFGGMGGCAMVGQTIINVESGGRGRLSGMVAGIFLLMFILFLSPLIERIPLATLVGIMFMVVIGTFEWGSLRLFGKVPRQDIFVGILVALVTVVTDLAIAVITGVIVSALVFAWAHARELRITSESTPEGSRVYRIKGPLFFASTAQFAESFDFRNDPDDVILDFADSRVVDHSALEAIDNLAEKYRCVGKQLHLRHLSPECRSLLKKAGDLVEVNIQEDPLYHVADEVR, from the coding sequence ATGTTTCATCTTCTGGGCCTGAATAACGCGGGCAACACACGTACCGAACTTCTGTCGGGCCTGACCGTCGCCCTGGCCCTGGTGCCGGAAGCGGTGGCCTTCGCCTTCGTGGCGCACGTCAGTCCGATCATGGGTTTGTATGGTGCGTTCATCATGGCCTTCATTGCGGCGGCTTTCGGCGGTCGACCGGGGATGATCTCCGGGGCGACCGGGTCGACGGCCGTGGTCATGGTGGGCCTCGTGGTGACGCATGGCGTGCAGTACCTGCTGGCGGCCCTGGTGCTGATGGGCGTGATCCAGATCGCCGTGGGCCTGTTCCGTCTGGGCAAGTACATCCGGATCGTGCCCTATCCCGTTTTCCTGGGGTTCGTAAACGGCCTGGCGATCGTGATATTCATGGCGCAGCTGGAGCATTTCAAGACCAAGGGCGCCGATGGACAGATGCACTGGATCACCGGTCAGCCCCTGGCCATCATGGCCGGGTTGATCGTGGTCACCATGGCGATTGCTCATTTCCTGCCCAAGTTCACCAAGGCGGTGCCTGCCGCGCTGGTGGCCATCGTGGTCACCAGCCTCCTGGCCATCGGGCTCGGGCTCGATACGAAGTCCGTCGGTGACCTCTCGTCCATCGCGGGTGACCTGCCGCAATTCCATCTGCCCGATTTTCCGCTGACCTGGGATGCCTTCATGACGGTGTTGCCCTATTCGCTGATCATGGCCGGGGTCGGGTTGATCGAGTCGTTGCTCAGTCTGCAGCTCGTGGACGACCTGACGGAAACCCGCGGCCAACCGAACCGGGAATGCGTGGCGCAGGGGCTGGGCAACATGACCAGCGGTTTTTTCGGCGGCATGGGCGGTTGCGCGATGGTCGGACAGACGATCATCAATGTGGAGTCCGGCGGGCGCGGGCGGCTGTCCGGCATGGTGGCGGGGATTTTCCTGCTGATGTTCATCCTGTTCCTTTCGCCATTGATCGAGAGGATCCCGCTCGCCACGCTGGTCGGCATCATGTTCATGGTGGTGATCGGCACGTTCGAATGGGGCTCGCTGCGCCTGTTCGGCAAGGTGCCGCGCCAGGATATTTTCGTCGGCATTCTGGTGGCGCTCGTGACGGTGGTGACGGATCTGGCGATCGCGGTGATCACGGGCGTGATCGTGTCGGCACTGGTCTTTGCCTGGGCGCATGCCCGAGAATTGCGGATTACCTCCGAATCGACGCCGGAAGGTAGTCGCGTCTATCGCATCAAGGGACCGTTGTTCTTCGCGTCCACTGCCCAGTTCGCCGAGTCCTTCGATTTTCGCAACGACCCCGACGATGTGATTCTGGATTTCGCCGATTCCCGGGTTGTCGATCATTCCGCGCTGGAGGCCATCGACAATCTGGCCGAGAAATACCGCTGCGTGGGCAAGCAGCTCCACCTGCGGCATTTGTCGCCGGAGTGCCGCTCGTTGCTCAAGAAGGCCGGGGATCTCGTGGAGGTCAATATTCAGGAGGATCCGCTCTACCACGTGGCCGACGAGGTCCGCTAA
- a CDS encoding YbeD family protein, producing the protein MSDFETDKSRAEQAHAAAVKAEEAALERETLIEFPCQFPIKIMGPATDAFMADIRAVVDTHSPGLPESAWTIRPSAKGNFVGMTVMVAAVSQSQLDAIYRGITAHPDVKMCL; encoded by the coding sequence ATGAGCGATTTTGAGACGGACAAGTCCCGCGCCGAGCAGGCGCATGCCGCGGCGGTCAAGGCCGAGGAAGCGGCGCTTGAGCGGGAAACCCTGATCGAATTTCCCTGCCAGTTTCCCATCAAGATCATGGGTCCGGCTACGGATGCCTTCATGGCGGATATCCGCGCGGTCGTCGACACCCATTCGCCGGGTTTGCCGGAATCGGCCTGGACGATCCGGCCGAGCGCCAAGGGCAATTTCGTGGGCATGACCGTGATGGTCGCGGCCGTCTCCCAGAGTCAGCTGGATGCCATCTATCGCGGCATCACCGCACACCCCGATGTCAAGATGTGCCTCTGA
- the rodA gene encoding rod shape-determining protein RodA, producing the protein MGIKDHRGRPRTPDRLDSATGLAGRQDALRVPGQLFGVLRRIRYDPVLLFFLMLIAAIGLVAGYSASEQSVVWVEKSAFRFALAFLLMLVIAQIPQRVFFAVAPWLFVSVVLMLVAVWLVGDIGKGARRWLDLGFIRFQPAEMLKIGMPMMLAWFLAKRPLPPRFLDVVVALTLLAVPTVLIVMQPDLGTAILVMMAGLFVLFFAGLSWYYVLAFVAAVSAAAPLMWFYVMHDYQKERVLTLFNPMADPLGAGYHTIQSMIAIGSGGIWGKGWLQGTQSHLNFLPEGTTDFILAVYAEEFGLMGLIILFSLYLAVIWRGLYIAAYAESVAGRLLAAAISMTFLVYVFVNAGMVIGILPVVGVPLPLMSYGGTALVTIMIALGMLMSIRTQRSFLGHER; encoded by the coding sequence ATGGGGATTAAGGACCATCGCGGACGCCCGCGGACGCCCGATCGGCTGGATTCGGCCACCGGCCTGGCCGGACGGCAGGATGCATTGCGTGTGCCCGGTCAGCTGTTCGGGGTGTTGCGTCGGATCCGTTACGACCCGGTCCTGCTTTTTTTCCTGATGCTGATTGCGGCCATCGGTCTTGTGGCCGGTTATTCCGCCTCGGAGCAGAGTGTGGTCTGGGTCGAGAAAAGCGCGTTCCGTTTTGCCTTGGCTTTCCTGTTGATGCTGGTGATCGCCCAGATCCCGCAGCGGGTCTTCTTCGCGGTCGCGCCCTGGCTGTTCGTCAGTGTGGTGCTGATGTTGGTGGCTGTCTGGCTGGTGGGGGATATCGGCAAGGGCGCCCGACGCTGGCTGGATCTCGGGTTCATCCGGTTTCAGCCGGCCGAGATGCTGAAAATCGGTATGCCGATGATGTTGGCCTGGTTCCTGGCGAAGCGGCCCTTGCCGCCGCGATTCCTCGACGTGGTGGTCGCCCTGACCCTGCTGGCGGTGCCCACCGTGCTGATCGTGATGCAGCCGGACCTGGGCACGGCGATTCTGGTGATGATGGCGGGCCTCTTCGTGCTGTTCTTCGCCGGCCTGTCCTGGTACTACGTGCTCGCCTTCGTGGCCGCCGTTTCCGCGGCGGCGCCGCTGATGTGGTTCTACGTCATGCACGATTATCAGAAGGAACGGGTGCTCACGCTCTTCAACCCGATGGCCGATCCGCTGGGGGCGGGCTACCACACGATCCAGTCCATGATCGCCATCGGTTCGGGGGGTATCTGGGGCAAGGGCTGGTTGCAGGGGACGCAGTCGCACCTGAACTTCCTGCCCGAGGGCACCACGGACTTCATTCTCGCGGTCTATGCCGAGGAGTTCGGGTTGATGGGGCTGATCATCCTGTTCAGTCTCTACCTGGCGGTGATCTGGCGCGGGCTCTATATCGCCGCCTATGCGGAGTCCGTGGCCGGGCGTCTGTTGGCGGCGGCCATTTCCATGACCTTCCTCGTGTACGTGTTCGTGAACGCCGGCATGGTGATCGGCATTCTTCCGGTCGTTGGCGTTCCGTTGCCCTTGATGAGCTATGGCGGCACGGCACTCGTGACCATCATGATCGCCTTGGGTATGCTGATGAGTATTCGCACACAGCGCAGCTTTTTGGGGCATGAACGATGA
- a CDS encoding GGDEF domain-containing protein, whose amino-acid sequence MNLGITSVPPDILDHLPVCVVIVNRDTVVYANPAAQKLFEAANPEEILGHSINEFIHPLDQQRVLARVRRAEEGPYTNPPTEYRIYTCKRNLVVIGMTSTTYIFQGEISLLAAFMDMTERTAMEARLRETDEQFQRMMNTMQDVFYRTDAEGITRYVCPAVKQVLGFSAEEIMGRPAADFYPDPSDRQVLKEAILREGFVRDFPGQMRRKDGKIIDISISSTVILDEEGKYAGVEGIWRDITERRNLERELERRATTDELTGIANRRTILEQLDYAHKRYLRYRHPLVLFILDLDFFKRINDQHGHIAGDRLLVQLVECVQHQLREIDQCGRLGGEEFIVILDETSVEQAQEIGTRILQTVRNRAFDIGIDAPIHITASIGATCALLSDRTISHLMERADNALYAAKDSGRDRICWN is encoded by the coding sequence ATGAACCTCGGCATCACCTCGGTTCCACCGGATATACTCGATCATCTGCCCGTCTGCGTGGTGATCGTGAATCGGGACACGGTGGTCTACGCCAACCCGGCGGCTCAGAAGCTTTTCGAGGCCGCGAATCCAGAAGAGATTCTGGGCCACTCGATCAACGAATTCATTCATCCCCTCGATCAGCAACGCGTTCTGGCCCGCGTCCGACGGGCAGAAGAAGGCCCTTACACCAACCCGCCCACCGAATATCGGATTTACACCTGCAAGCGCAATCTCGTGGTCATCGGCATGACCAGTACGACCTACATTTTTCAAGGGGAAATCAGCCTCCTCGCCGCGTTCATGGATATGACCGAGCGTACGGCGATGGAGGCGCGCCTGCGGGAAACCGACGAACAATTCCAACGCATGATGAACACCATGCAGGACGTGTTCTACCGCACGGATGCCGAAGGCATCACCCGCTATGTCTGCCCTGCCGTCAAACAGGTATTGGGGTTCAGTGCAGAGGAAATCATGGGCCGACCTGCCGCCGATTTCTATCCGGATCCGAGCGACCGGCAGGTACTCAAGGAGGCGATCCTACGCGAAGGCTTCGTGCGCGACTTCCCGGGACAGATGCGACGCAAGGACGGCAAGATTATCGACATCTCGATCAGCAGCACCGTCATACTCGACGAAGAGGGCAAATATGCCGGGGTCGAAGGCATCTGGCGGGACATCACCGAACGCCGCAACCTGGAACGCGAGCTCGAGCGTCGAGCGACCACCGACGAACTGACCGGCATCGCCAATCGCCGCACGATCCTCGAGCAGCTCGATTACGCCCATAAACGATACCTGCGCTACCGCCACCCGCTGGTCCTGTTTATCCTGGATCTGGATTTCTTCAAGAGAATCAACGATCAGCATGGCCATATCGCCGGCGATCGACTGCTCGTCCAGCTGGTCGAATGCGTCCAACACCAACTACGCGAAATTGACCAATGCGGCCGACTCGGTGGCGAGGAGTTCATCGTGATCCTGGATGAAACCTCAGTGGAGCAGGCACAGGAAATCGGGACACGCATTCTGCAGACAGTCCGCAATCGGGCATTCGACATCGGGATTGATGCCCCGATCCACATTACCGCCAGCATCGGTGCGACCTGCGCCCTGCTGAGCGACCGGACGATCAGTCATCTGATGGAACGTGCAGACAATGCGCTGTACGCGGCCAAGGATTCGGGGCGGGACAGAATCTGCTGGAACTGA
- a CDS encoding D-amino acid aminotransferase, protein MTQVYFNGRWVAPEQAQVSVFDRGFLFGDGVYEVIPVFAGRSFGLMEHIDRLGRSLAAIDIREPLERHEWIAIIERLVRDCPSPDVSIYIQVTRGTAPKRDHAYPNPPVAATVLASASPMAALSETIRREGARAITVPDLRWARCDIKSVNLLPNIMARQQAVAAGASEAILVRDGMALEGAASNLFAVIDGALHTAPLGPHILGGITRQKLLEMLRAQGQLAVVESAIPLDRLFDASEVFVTSSTRDLLPITRIDERPVGDGRIGPVWTTLNRDFQQMKTEQVV, encoded by the coding sequence ATGACGCAGGTTTATTTCAATGGTCGTTGGGTGGCGCCGGAACAGGCCCAGGTGTCGGTATTCGATCGGGGATTCCTGTTCGGTGACGGAGTGTACGAGGTCATCCCGGTTTTCGCGGGGCGTTCATTCGGACTGATGGAACATATCGATCGACTGGGCCGAAGCCTGGCGGCAATCGACATTCGGGAACCGCTTGAACGGCACGAATGGATCGCGATCATCGAGCGACTGGTCCGGGATTGCCCGAGTCCGGACGTGTCGATCTACATCCAGGTGACGCGCGGTACGGCGCCCAAGCGCGACCATGCCTACCCGAACCCGCCCGTGGCGGCGACGGTGCTGGCCAGTGCCAGTCCGATGGCAGCCCTGTCCGAGACGATCCGCCGAGAGGGTGCGCGGGCGATCACGGTCCCCGATCTGCGCTGGGCGCGTTGCGACATCAAGAGCGTCAATCTGCTGCCGAACATCATGGCTCGCCAACAGGCCGTGGCGGCCGGTGCCAGCGAGGCGATTCTCGTGCGGGACGGCATGGCTCTGGAGGGCGCGGCCTCGAACCTGTTCGCGGTTATCGACGGCGCGCTGCACACGGCACCGCTCGGTCCGCATATCCTGGGCGGGATCACCCGCCAGAAGCTGCTGGAAATGCTGCGTGCCCAGGGTCAGTTAGCGGTGGTCGAGTCGGCCATTCCCCTGGATCGCCTCTTCGATGCCAGTGAAGTGTTCGTTACGAGTTCCACGCGCGATCTGTTACCGATCACCCGGATCGATGAGCGACCGGTGGGCGATGGGCGGATCGGTCCGGTCTGGACGACCTTGAACCGGGATTTCCAACAGATGAAGACAGAGCAGGTGGTGTGA